One Brachybacterium aquaticum genomic region harbors:
- the ispG gene encoding flavodoxin-dependent (E)-4-hydroxy-3-methylbut-2-enyl-diphosphate synthase, whose product MTSVSLGIPSVKTPPPVLAPRRKTRKVKLGDLYVGGDAPITVQSMTTTPTHDINATLQQIAELTAAGCDIVRVACPRQEDADALVAIAAKSPIPVIADIHFQPKYVFAAIEAGCAGVRVNPGNIRRFDDQVKDIAKAAKDHGTALRIGVNAGSIDQRMMKGDRVTPEALVASAKWEASLFEEHDFHDFGISVKHNDPVIMVEAYRQLAAEGDWPLHLGVTEAGPAFQGTIKSSVAFGILLGEGIGDTIRVSLSAPPVEEVKVGNQILQSLNLKPRKLDIVSCPSCGRAQVDVYTLADEVTEGLKHLEVPLRVAVMGCVVNGPGEAREADLGVASGNGKGQIFVKGEVIKTVPEAEIVETLLAEANRIAAEMGEDTAPSGTPSVSVS is encoded by the coding sequence GTGACTTCCGTGAGCCTCGGCATCCCCTCCGTCAAGACGCCTCCGCCGGTCCTCGCCCCCCGGCGCAAGACCCGCAAGGTGAAGCTCGGCGACCTGTACGTGGGCGGCGACGCGCCGATCACCGTGCAGTCCATGACCACCACGCCGACGCACGACATCAACGCGACCCTCCAGCAGATCGCGGAGCTGACCGCTGCCGGCTGCGACATCGTGCGCGTGGCCTGCCCCCGCCAGGAGGATGCGGACGCGCTCGTCGCGATCGCCGCGAAGTCCCCGATCCCCGTGATCGCCGACATCCACTTCCAGCCCAAGTACGTCTTCGCCGCGATCGAGGCGGGCTGCGCGGGCGTCCGCGTGAACCCGGGCAACATCCGCCGCTTCGACGACCAGGTCAAGGACATCGCCAAGGCCGCGAAGGACCACGGCACCGCGCTGCGCATCGGCGTGAACGCCGGCTCCATCGACCAGCGCATGATGAAGGGCGACCGCGTCACCCCCGAGGCGCTGGTCGCCTCCGCCAAGTGGGAGGCGTCCCTCTTCGAGGAGCACGACTTCCACGACTTCGGCATCTCCGTGAAGCACAACGACCCGGTGATCATGGTCGAGGCCTACCGCCAGCTCGCGGCGGAGGGCGACTGGCCCCTGCACCTCGGTGTCACCGAGGCCGGCCCCGCCTTCCAGGGCACCATCAAGTCCTCGGTCGCCTTCGGCATCCTTCTCGGCGAGGGCATCGGCGACACCATCCGCGTGTCCCTCTCCGCCCCGCCCGTGGAGGAGGTCAAGGTCGGCAACCAGATCCTGCAGTCCCTGAACCTCAAGCCCCGCAAGCTCGACATCGTCTCCTGCCCCTCCTGCGGCCGCGCCCAGGTGGACGTCTACACCCTGGCCGACGAGGTCACCGAGGGGCTCAAGCACCTCGAGGTGCCGCTGCGCGTGGCCGTGATGGGCTGCGTCGTCAACGGCCCCGGCGAGGCGCGCGAGGCGGACCTCGGCGTCGCCTCCGGCAACGGCAAGGGCCAGATCTTCGTCAAGGGCGAGGTCATCAAGACCGTTCCCGAGGCGGAGATCGTCGAGACCCTGCTGGCCGAGGCGAACCGCATCGCCGCGGAGATGGGCGAGGACACGGCGCCGTCGGGCACCCCCTCCGTCTCCGTGAGCTGA
- a CDS encoding M50 family metallopeptidase gives MLLFALGVLIIAAGLAVSIALHEVGHLVPAKLFGVRVTQYMIGFGPTVLSRTRGETEYGLKAIPLGGYIRMIGMYPPHKGEPEGTIREDSTGLIQQMTSMSEDAKAYESAQYGPEDAHRTFVALSVPKKLVVMLGGPTMNLLISVLLMVVLVSGIGLPSVTPTVQSVSQCVVPADAPADVSCEGRPEAPAKAAGILPGDVLREIDGHEITRWSDVTTAVRAAEDRTVEVVVERDGELLPLEATMVVDARPVLDADGQAVLDADGNYVTEQVGFLGVAGTPALVRQSPAQVPELAWDAFTRTGQIVVTLPVRLYEVAQAAFGSAERDPNGPLGVVGVSRLAGEVAAADEPGFALREKVGTMISMLASLNMALFVFNLVPLLPLDGGHVAGALLEGIRRMIARLRGRPDPGPVDMSRMLPLTNAVAIVFLLMTLLLLYADIVKPITLFP, from the coding sequence GTGCTGCTCTTCGCGCTCGGGGTGCTGATCATCGCCGCGGGCCTCGCCGTCTCCATCGCCCTGCACGAGGTCGGCCACCTGGTCCCCGCCAAGCTGTTCGGCGTCCGCGTCACCCAGTACATGATCGGCTTCGGCCCCACCGTCCTCTCCCGCACCCGCGGCGAGACCGAGTACGGACTGAAGGCGATCCCGCTCGGCGGCTACATCCGCATGATCGGCATGTACCCGCCGCACAAGGGCGAGCCCGAGGGCACCATCCGCGAGGACTCCACGGGGCTGATCCAGCAGATGACCTCGATGAGCGAGGACGCGAAGGCGTACGAGTCCGCCCAGTACGGCCCCGAGGACGCCCACCGCACCTTCGTGGCGCTCTCCGTGCCGAAGAAGCTCGTGGTCATGCTCGGCGGCCCCACCATGAACCTGCTCATCTCGGTGCTGCTGATGGTGGTGCTGGTCAGCGGCATCGGCCTGCCCTCGGTGACCCCGACCGTGCAGAGCGTCTCGCAGTGCGTGGTCCCCGCGGATGCCCCGGCGGACGTCTCCTGCGAGGGCCGCCCCGAGGCGCCCGCGAAGGCGGCGGGGATCCTCCCCGGGGACGTGCTGCGCGAGATCGACGGGCACGAGATCACCCGCTGGTCCGACGTCACCACCGCCGTGCGCGCGGCCGAGGACCGCACCGTCGAGGTGGTCGTCGAGCGCGACGGCGAGCTGCTCCCGCTCGAGGCGACCATGGTGGTCGACGCCCGCCCGGTCCTCGACGCGGACGGCCAGGCCGTCCTCGACGCCGACGGGAACTACGTCACCGAGCAGGTCGGGTTCCTCGGCGTCGCCGGCACCCCGGCCCTCGTGCGTCAGTCCCCGGCGCAGGTGCCCGAGCTCGCCTGGGACGCCTTCACCCGCACCGGCCAGATCGTCGTGACCCTCCCGGTGCGGCTGTACGAGGTGGCGCAGGCCGCCTTCGGCTCCGCCGAGCGCGACCCGAACGGGCCGCTCGGGGTCGTGGGCGTCTCCCGCCTCGCGGGCGAGGTCGCCGCGGCCGACGAGCCCGGCTTCGCGCTGCGCGAGAAGGTCGGGACGATGATCTCGATGCTCGCCTCGCTGAACATGGCCCTGTTCGTGTTCAACCTCGTGCCGCTGCTGCCGCTGGACGGCGGGCACGTCGCCGGGGCTCTGCTCGAGGGGATCCGGCGGATGATCGCCCGCCTGCGCGGCCGCCCCGACCCCGGCCCGGTGGACATGTCGCGGATGCTGCCTCTCACCAACGCGGTCGCGATCGTCTTCCTCCTCATGACGCTGCTGCTGCTCTACGCCGACATCGTCAAGCCCATCACGCTGTTCCCCTGA
- the dxr gene encoding 1-deoxy-D-xylulose-5-phosphate reductoisomerase translates to MIGTPGRRLVLLGSTGSIGTQALDVLTRYPEVAQLHGLAVGGSRPELVAEQVAAHRPAHLVVSDPDRAEAVESAVGAASRDAGIAGPRIAAGADAVAELAGSLGGGDVVLNAITGSVGLLPTLAALASGARLALANKESLVVGGHLVIDAAAPGQMLPVDSEHTAIAQALAGVRHDQIDHLVVTASGGPFRGRTRDELAAVTPDQALAHPTWSMGRVITTNSATLVNKALEVIEACFQFDLPEDRVQVVVHPQSIVHSMVTLVDGSTLAQASPPDMRHAIGWALAHPEKLPGLAAALDFSRTQEWTFEPVDEETFPAIGLARAAHREGGGAMAVLNAANEEAVDAFFEGRVSFLGITDLIRDVLADPSRPRAEKAAGVDGLLAVEAWARTAARARLTGPAGDARERPHRQED, encoded by the coding sequence GTGATCGGCACCCCCGGACGCCGGCTGGTCCTGCTGGGATCCACCGGCTCCATCGGTACGCAGGCCCTGGACGTCCTCACCCGCTACCCCGAGGTCGCGCAGCTGCACGGCCTCGCCGTCGGCGGTTCCCGCCCCGAGCTGGTCGCCGAGCAGGTCGCCGCTCACCGCCCCGCGCACCTGGTCGTCTCCGACCCGGACCGTGCCGAGGCCGTGGAGAGCGCGGTCGGCGCCGCCTCCCGGGACGCCGGGATCGCCGGCCCGCGGATCGCCGCGGGCGCCGACGCGGTCGCAGAGCTTGCCGGCTCCCTCGGCGGCGGCGACGTGGTCCTCAACGCCATCACCGGCTCCGTCGGCCTGCTGCCCACCCTCGCGGCACTCGCCTCCGGTGCGCGCCTGGCACTGGCGAACAAGGAGTCCCTGGTCGTCGGCGGGCACCTGGTCATCGACGCCGCCGCGCCCGGGCAGATGCTGCCGGTGGACTCCGAGCACACCGCGATCGCGCAGGCCCTCGCCGGGGTGCGCCACGACCAGATCGACCACCTCGTGGTCACGGCGTCCGGCGGCCCCTTCCGCGGCCGCACCCGCGACGAGCTCGCAGCCGTCACCCCCGACCAGGCCCTCGCCCATCCCACCTGGTCGATGGGCCGAGTCATCACCACGAACTCCGCGACCCTGGTCAACAAGGCGCTCGAGGTCATCGAGGCCTGCTTCCAGTTCGACCTGCCCGAGGACCGGGTGCAGGTGGTCGTCCACCCCCAGTCGATCGTGCACTCCATGGTCACCCTCGTGGACGGCTCCACCCTCGCCCAGGCGAGCCCCCCGGACATGCGCCACGCCATCGGCTGGGCCCTCGCCCACCCCGAGAAGCTGCCCGGCCTCGCCGCGGCGCTGGACTTCTCCCGCACCCAGGAGTGGACCTTCGAGCCGGTGGACGAGGAGACCTTCCCCGCGATCGGGCTCGCCCGCGCCGCGCACCGCGAGGGCGGCGGCGCGATGGCCGTGCTCAACGCCGCCAACGAGGAGGCGGTGGACGCCTTCTTCGAGGGCCGCGTCTCCTTCCTCGGCATCACCGACCTGATCCGCGACGTGCTCGCCGACCCGTCCCGCCCCCGCGCCGAGAAGGCCGCCGGGGTCGACGGGCTCCTCGCCGTCGAGGCGTGGGCCCGCACCGCCGCCCGGGCACGCCTCACCGGCCCCGCCGGCGACGCGCGCGAGCGCCCGCACCGCCAGGAGGACTGA
- a CDS encoding DivIVA domain-containing protein, translating into MSTSFERVSRFSVGYDMREVDEFLSRARKAYEGRDPSFDGGDITAASFGTERGGYDMRVVDEALDRLSDAFALQARDDAIAANGEEAWIQQLTERAEVLKERLERPAGDRFAPAAQGEPAYDKNDVDALCDQLVAYFTGDHKMSVDDVRRAAFGRRRGPDGYREAVVDVYLDHVADVMASVP; encoded by the coding sequence GTGAGCACATCGTTCGAGCGTGTCTCGCGCTTCAGCGTCGGCTATGACATGCGCGAGGTCGACGAGTTCCTCTCCCGCGCCCGCAAGGCGTACGAGGGGCGCGACCCGTCCTTCGACGGCGGCGACATCACGGCCGCGAGCTTCGGCACCGAGCGCGGCGGCTACGACATGCGCGTGGTCGACGAGGCGCTGGACCGCCTCTCCGACGCGTTCGCGCTGCAGGCCCGCGACGACGCGATCGCCGCGAACGGCGAGGAGGCGTGGATCCAGCAGCTCACCGAGCGTGCCGAGGTCCTCAAGGAGCGCCTCGAGCGCCCCGCCGGCGACCGCTTCGCCCCGGCCGCCCAGGGCGAGCCGGCCTACGACAAGAACGACGTCGACGCGCTGTGCGACCAGCTCGTCGCCTACTTCACCGGCGACCACAAGATGAGCGTGGACGACGTGCGCCGCGCCGCCTTCGGCCGCCGCCGCGGCCCGGACGGCTACCGCGAGGCCGTGGTCGACGTCTACCTCGATCATGTCGCGGACGTGATGGCCTCCGTGCCGTGA
- a CDS encoding DivIVA domain-containing protein — MTREPARVVVTGFGREGYTASEVDDFLDRIQRELASGQPTLTESDVLNQRFTPVRFGQAYDMDQVDHYLDSIVGPALKAAAQQSPSAGQDVPSAGPQGPSGGQNVPSADGGAGGPAPTRPSHPTPSPEPPSRTGGAHPAEQRPGFLQRLFGSR, encoded by the coding sequence ATGACTCGCGAGCCCGCGCGCGTCGTCGTCACCGGCTTCGGTCGCGAGGGGTACACCGCCTCCGAGGTCGACGACTTCCTCGACCGGATCCAGCGGGAGCTCGCCTCCGGGCAGCCCACGCTGACCGAGAGCGACGTCCTGAACCAGCGCTTCACCCCCGTCCGCTTCGGGCAGGCCTACGACATGGACCAGGTGGACCACTACCTGGACAGCATCGTGGGCCCCGCTCTGAAGGCTGCGGCGCAGCAGAGCCCGTCGGCCGGGCAGGACGTCCCGTCGGCCGGGCCGCAGGGCCCGTCGGGAGGGCAGAATGTCCCCTCGGCCGACGGGGGAGCGGGCGGGCCCGCCCCGACCCGCCCCTCGCACCCGACCCCCAGCCCCGAGCCGCCCTCCCGCACGGGCGGCGCCCATCCCGCCGAGCAGCGCCCCGGATTCCTGCAGCGCCTGTTCGGCTCCCGCTGA